In Chryseobacterium sp., the genomic window AACCAGCAGGCTGTTTTCAACAAGATCGTAAACGATACTTTGGAAACTCCTTATACCTGGGAAGTTGAGCTTTCTGTTTTAGGACAGACGAAATTTGTTACCGAAGCAGAAAGAAAATCAGCCTTCAAAGATAAATGGGAAGAACTGATCTTCAGCAATAAACTGGGGTACATGGCTACCCTGAGAAACCTGCGGAACATTCTGGAAGCTGGAGTATCATCTGCAGCTATGAAAAAAGTGTGCATCTATCTGTCTGATGAAAGAGCGGTAAAAAGCTCAAAACAGCTGCCATTCCGGTTTCTGGCAGCTTACAGGGAATTGAAATCTAATGAATCACCTTATCTGTGCTCTGTTTTGGAAGCACTGGAAGATGCTGCCATGGTAAGTGCTCAAAATATCAAAGGTTTCGGGTTTGATACTTCTGTGGTGATCGCAGCTGATGTCTCAGGCTCAATGCAGCAACCGGTTTCTGCTAAAAGCAAAATCCTGCTGTACGATATTGGTTTGCTGATGTCCATGATCCTGCAGTCGCAGTGTAAAAATGTAATAACAGGGATGTTCGGTGACCGTTGGCTTCCCGTTCCAATGCCTAAAAACGGGATTCTGAGAAATGTGGATGCCTTTTACAAACGTGAAGGTGAAGTAGGATATTCTACGAACGGCTATCTGGTGATTGAAGATCTGATCAGGAGAAATGAAAAAGTGAATAAAGTCATGTTGTTCACCGATACCCAGATGTGGGATAGTACCGGAAACAGAAATTCTTTTGAAGATTCTTGGAACAGGTATAAAGCTATAGCTCCGGATGCCAAACTCTATATTTTTGATCTGGCAGGTTACGGCAGACAGCCGCTTGATGTCAGAAGAAATGATGTATACCTTATTGCAGGTTGGTCCGACAAAATTTTCGATGTACTGAATGCGTTGGAAGATCAGAAATCCGCAGTTGAAATGATCAAAAAAGTAGTGCTGTAACAGGCACTGCTTTTACAATAAAAACAAATAACCTTTTAATCTGTTAGGAGCTTATTCCCGCTTTCCACTGTATCTTTTTCGCCGCTGCTTTCGCCTCTTCAGAAAAAGGATGCCGTTGCAATCGGGGCTGGGAAAGAATAATTTTAAATTTTGAATTTTGAATTTTGAATTATGAATTATGAATGATGAATGAAAGTTTTATTAACTCTATCAATGAATCGATAAGGTACGAGTTCAGGATTTTTAAAGAGTGTAGATTCTTTTTAGCCGGAGTTTCCAATTCTTGAACTTTTAGATCTTCTGCTTCATAGCAAACGAATAAAATATAACCAATGTCGTAGGGTAAGAGTCCATCGTCAAACTTGTAATTTGAACAGAATCAAAAAACTCTTATGAATGGTTACTTGGTTTTTAATGAAAAATACAACTGTGGGAGATTTATTTTACAGAATTTATTTGTTAATCGGGATCCTTATTTTACTTCCTATTTTAGGTGTTTTTAAGATGTTTGAGCTTGTAACCTCACTATTTTTCTAATTAAAAATGAACTGCGTAAAAAGAGTGCGTACTTATCATGTAATTTTGCAGTGTTAATAAAATCGGTGCCGTAAGAAAAGAAATCCTTCGACTTCCTATTGAAACAGAGTCTTTTCGCCAGGTCGCCCGGTTTCAACAGTCAATGCCGTGGGTAAGCGTTTCATCGTCAACTTCCAATAGGACACCAGATACTCTTATCATGAATGGCTTGGTTTTTTATATAACAAAATTGCGTAGAATACGTTCAAAACATATCATTTGACCAATACAACGAATAACGATGGATTATTATAAACCAGATCTTAAAGAAGCAGTGTATTGAGGGAATACTCAATACATATGAAAAAATATAAAACATTAAGACAAACTTTCGGACTCAATGAATACGGAGGTATTGATTTCCCGGTGAAAATGTCCGGAATCAAGATTTCCAGAATCTTATACGGAAATGAATTGGGATGTTCCTATTGTTTTCCACATGGCTTTGAAGTGAGCAACGCAAAGAACAAAAAGTTTCAGCGAAACTGGAAAAAATACAGAAACACCCCATGGAAAAAATAAAAAAGCAAGTGTCGTAAAACAGAGTTTCTTCGTTTTCGGGGCGGCAATACAGGTTCAAGTCCTGTCCTTTCGGTAGTGAAAATGACAACACTCCGCCGGTAAGTCTCTGTTTGATTGGTTGCCTTGCTTGTATCAAGTGTCGTTTTGGAATCATAATTCGATTACACGTCATCAGGTCACAGGTTCGATTCCTGTCATTCTTGTTGTAAACGGGATGTAGCTCAGCAGGTAGAGCAGATGGAAAAGAAAGATTCCGCCATTTTTACCTTGATATAATAAAAGAGTGCCGTAGAAAAGGCTTACTTCGGTAAATCTTATGATATTGGTTCAACTCCAAACAGATCACAAAAGTGATCTGGAAAGTCTTTTCAAGCTTTTGCCTCTTTATATAAAAAAATTAAACAGGTGCCGTAGAATAGTGTTACTTCGCTCATTACGACGGGGTCACGGGTTCGAATCCCGTCTCTTCCACAAAAAAACACAATCCAGACAGGAAGAGTAGCTCAGCTGGTTAGAGCACGGCATCACACTTTCGCTTTTTGCCTTGTTTTATAATCATTCGAAGCGGGAAGCGGGGAATTGGAAATAATCTTTGTATCGTAATTTTCTACAAAGTCAGACAGATTATTCTTTCAGGCTTTAATAACTTCCTTTCTTCCCGCCTCCAGCTTCCTTTTTACTGATAATCATACAAGTGTCGTTAGGAAAAACTTCATCGCGACGCAATTAGGGGAGGAATAGCGAAGCCGGTCACTCCGGCAAGGCTATCCGGTTCGACTCCGGCAGACGTGAGCCCCGCTTTTTCCTTAGTATCACCTTTGCAAAAAATGCCGGTACATTATGTGCCGGCATTTTTCATTGTATCTTCGAGTTCCTGTTCAAACATATTCTTCCACTTGGAAAGAGTTGTTCTGCTTATTTTATATTTTTTTGACATATAACTGGTAGAGTGGCCATGCTTCTTTTGATATCGGAGAAGTTTAAGCATGGTCGCCTTATCATATGTTTTGAGTTTCTGATTTTCTCTGGATTGTTTGAAAAGCTTATCATTAAACTTAAGCACATCTTCAGTAGTATGAAGCTTTTCAAGAAGTTCTCTGATCTTTGGATCCTTCAGCTTTTCCGGATGTTCAAGCTTAAGCATATCCTGATAAATTTTTTTGTAATTGGGCCGCATTTCGTCTCTGTTATCCGTTAGTATTATCACTCTTTTGAAGCCATCTGTGGAGGGTGCTTTTAGGAATCGAATATTCTTTAATGACATCACTTTGTGTCATTTCCCCGGAAAGAATCCTTTTCATAATGAATTCTTTAATTTCTTGTGTATAGATATTTTTTCTGAAATAAGGGATCTTGTCAGATTTCTGCTGGTTTTTGCTGGCAGCCGCAGGTGGAGCATATAAGATTAAATGGGAACTGTAAAGTCTGAAAAAGTCATATTCTAATAATTTGCTCCATCTTAGAAGGATATCGGTATCCATTGATCTGCTGTCATACATCCTCTCAACGGATTCTTCATCCTTGCCTAGGAATTTGCATATTCTTTCCATTGTTATCTCACTTTCATCAACCCTCTCCTTAATAAACTTTCCAATATGGATTTCTTTATATAACATTTTTATTGAATATTATCTTTTTAATTAAACTCATGCATTACAGAAAAAATAAACGGGTAATATATGATACATGCCTTATAAAATATAATGCATGTGAATAAGAAGGTTGACGGAAGTTGGAATGACTATTCAGGAATAGTAAAATGCTAATAAAAAGAGCTTATCAGTATATACAGGGGGTATTTGAATATGCTAAAAGAATGTATTCACGGCTGTTTTATCGGCCTCAGGGATATATTCCTTATTTTCATTTGGTTTATGAACGCTCCATTGATGTCAATCTTCTTTTTCTACCATTATGTGTAAATAATATATAACCTTTTAAAATCCCTTCATACAATTCTATTTTTTATTCTAAGCTCTTACTTATTTCATTTCCGTATCAATGATCATAACCAGTAGGTTAGGTGTTAAAATTTTTAAATAATAACAAATAATCCGCTTAATGAGTTTCAAATTTAAACAAAAAATAGAAGTAAGGGTGTTAAGAAATATAAAAAAATTATTTATATGCTCATTTTTAATTAAAATTAACACATTATTTAAGCAGATGTGTGAATTATTTTAAATATATATAATCAAGGTTAAAAATAAAAAATTGTATCTCAGAGATCAAGTACATACCTTTGCAGATCAATGAAAAATACTATAAGCTTATTCGACTTTTCGAAGAAAATAAATTATAAAAATGAACTGTTGGCAGGTTTTACCGTAGCCATGACCATGATTCCTGAATCGCTTTCATTTGCTATTCTGGCAGGGCTTTCGCCTCTTACAGGGCTTTATGCAGCCTGTATAATGGGATTTGTAACCGCTGTGTTGGGTGGGCGTCCGGGAATGGTCTCGGGAGGAGCCGGAGCCACAATTGTTGTTCTGATAGCTTTGATCAAATTTCACGGAATAGAATATCTTTTTGCTACCGTAGTCCTTGCCGGAATTTTTCAGATGCTTGTGGGAATATGTAAGCTGGGCAAATTTGTTCGGCTCATTCCTCAGCCGGTTATGTATGGGTTCCTGAATGGTTTGGCTATTATTATTTTTATGGCACAGATAGAACAGTTTAAAGTGACAGATCGCAATGGAGCCGTACACTGGCTCCAGGGGCTTCCTTTATATAGTATGGGAGGATTAACTGCCTTAACCATTGCGGTAGTATACTTTTTTCCAAAGATCACCAAAGCAGTTCCCGCTTCTTTAATAGCTATTATAGTAGTATTTGCTGTCGTTTTGGGTTTCAATATTCAGACGAAAACAGTAGCAGATATTGCTCATATCAGCGGAAATCTTCCAAGTTTTCATATCCCGGAGCTTCCTTTTTCCATGGAAACCCTGCAGATCATTTTCCCGTATGCTTTGGTAATGGCGGGTGTAGGGTTGATCGAGTCGCTTTTAACGCTGTCTATGGTGGATGAGATCACCAATTCAAAAGGAAATGCCAATAAAGAATCGGTGGCGCAAGGATTGGCCAATATTGCCAATGGATTTTTTGGCGGAATGGGAGGGTGTGCCATGGTAGCACAGACCCTGGTAAATCTTAATGCCGGTTCAAGAGCCCGCCTATCGGGAATGATAGCTTCCCTGATGATTCTGATGATCATCCTGTTTGGCGCTCCTATTATTGAAAAGATTCCGATGGCGGCATTGGTAGGAGTCATGATGATGGTTGCCATAAGTACCTTTCAGTGGGTTTCTATCAGAATTGTGAACAAAATGCCGAGGTCTGATATTTTTGTGGGAATTATGGTCGCCCTGATAACGGTGGTTTTACATAATCTTGCCTTGGCGGTATTGGTAGGAGTGATCATCTCTGCGCTGGTTTTTGCCTGGGATAATGCCAAAAGGATACGGGCAAGAAAACATACCGATGAACATGGCATTAAACACTATGAAATCTATGGTCCGCTATTTTTCGGTTCGGTAACGGCATTTACAGATAAATTTGATCCTATGGACGATCCGGAAGAGGTGGTTGTAGATTTCAAAGAAAGCCGGATCGTGGATATGAGTGCCATTGATGCGTTGGATAAACTGTCAAAACGGTATAAGCAGCACAGCAAAACACTATATCTTCGCCATCTCAGCGAAGACTGCCGGAAAATGCTGAAAAATGCGGAAGCGGTAGTGGAAATTAATATTCAGGAAGACCCTACATATAAAGTGATGCCGGAAAAATAGGAATAAAGACAAGAGATACAGAGATTTGAGACAAGGACCGTAAAAAGATACAGTCCTTGTTTCTGTTTTCTTACTTTAAATCATAAAATATCTTAAAACAGGGAACTAAAGGTATGCATTTCTGATAAAAATTCTATCTTTGGGAGGAATACAAACTAAACACTTGTTGATGATCAAGAGAATTTAAATCTTTTTCAAATTAAAGCTAAATAAAACTTTTAACTTATAACATCTTGAAAACAGATATCGACATTCATAACCACTGTCATTTTTCCTTTGACCTGTGGCTCACCTTAATCAAATCTCATCCTGAATTTAAAACAAAAAGAGTTGAGCTGTTCTCCTCATTTTTTAATGTGGATAAACCGATTGAAGAAGTTGCAGGAAGAGTAAAATATTATGATGACCTCTGCAATACCATCAATGAAGTGACGGGCGGAAATATAGATACTTTTGAGATCTATCTGATGATCTTAGGTTCGCTGGGTGTAGATATAAAGCTTTTACATAATGAAAAGTTAAAGGAGTTTTATGTAAAAAGCGAAGAGCTGTTTTTAGAATATAAGCCGGTGATTATTTTTAAAAATATCCATGATTTTTTTGATCATATCAAAAACCAGGGGAAAACAATCAATATTCTAAGCAACACAGGATTTATCAAAGGAACAACGATGAGAAAATTTCTGATCCATGAAAATCTGGATCAGTATATAGATTTTCATGTCTATTCCGATGAAATGAATTGTTCCAAACCCAATCCTCTTATT contains:
- a CDS encoding transposase, with the protein product MLYKEIHIGKFIKERVDESEITMERICKFLGKDEESVERMYDSRSMDTDILLRWSKLLEYDFFRLYSSHLILYAPPAAASKNQQKSDKIPYFRKNIYTQEIKEFIMKRILSGEMTQSDVIKEYSIPKSTLHRWLQKSDNTNG
- a CDS encoding helix-turn-helix domain-containing protein, with amino-acid sequence MLKLEHPEKLKDPKIRELLEKLHTTEDVLKFNDKLFKQSRENQKLKTYDKATMLKLLRYQKKHGHSTSYMSKKYKISRTTLSKWKNMFEQELEDTMKNAGT
- a CDS encoding TROVE domain-containing protein, with the translated sequence MKFNFLRNENKVVVNYEGATSYVMTPAEELYSAVVTTGLSDTAYEKGNGRLERIRSLIKKNDPEFVAKLAVYARKEMYLRSVPLVLTTELAKQVSGTDLVSRTVDGVVQRADEITELLAYYQLANERTETKKLNKLSKQIQKGLVKSFNKFDEYQFAKYNRKADVTLKDALFLVHPKAKDENQQAVFNKIVNDTLETPYTWEVELSVLGQTKFVTEAERKSAFKDKWEELIFSNKLGYMATLRNLRNILEAGVSSAAMKKVCIYLSDERAVKSSKQLPFRFLAAYRELKSNESPYLCSVLEALEDAAMVSAQNIKGFGFDTSVVIAADVSGSMQQPVSAKSKILLYDIGLLMSMILQSQCKNVITGMFGDRWLPVPMPKNGILRNVDAFYKREGEVGYSTNGYLVIEDLIRRNEKVNKVMLFTDTQMWDSTGNRNSFEDSWNRYKAIAPDAKLYIFDLAGYGRQPLDVRRNDVYLIAGWSDKIFDVLNALEDQKSAVEMIKKVVL
- a CDS encoding SulP family inorganic anion transporter, with the translated sequence MKNTISLFDFSKKINYKNELLAGFTVAMTMIPESLSFAILAGLSPLTGLYAACIMGFVTAVLGGRPGMVSGGAGATIVVLIALIKFHGIEYLFATVVLAGIFQMLVGICKLGKFVRLIPQPVMYGFLNGLAIIIFMAQIEQFKVTDRNGAVHWLQGLPLYSMGGLTALTIAVVYFFPKITKAVPASLIAIIVVFAVVLGFNIQTKTVADIAHISGNLPSFHIPELPFSMETLQIIFPYALVMAGVGLIESLLTLSMVDEITNSKGNANKESVAQGLANIANGFFGGMGGCAMVAQTLVNLNAGSRARLSGMIASLMILMIILFGAPIIEKIPMAALVGVMMMVAISTFQWVSIRIVNKMPRSDIFVGIMVALITVVLHNLALAVLVGVIISALVFAWDNAKRIRARKHTDEHGIKHYEIYGPLFFGSVTAFTDKFDPMDDPEEVVVDFKESRIVDMSAIDALDKLSKRYKQHSKTLYLRHLSEDCRKMLKNAEAVVEINIQEDPTYKVMPEK
- a CDS encoding HAD family hydrolase, which translates into the protein MKTDIDIHNHCHFSFDLWLTLIKSHPEFKTKRVELFSSFFNVDKPIEEVAGRVKYYDDLCNTINEVTGGNIDTFEIYLMILGSLGVDIKLLHNEKLKEFYVKSEELFLEYKPVIIFKNIHDFFDHIKNQGKTINILSNTGFIKGTTMRKFLIHENLDQYIDFHVYSDEMNCSKPNPLIFQEVKNNIKDQDLSLHQILHIGDNPVADYQGAKDFGFSAHLLKY
- a CDS encoding phosphate ABC transporter substrate-binding protein, whose translation is MKKYKTLRQTFGLNEYGGIDFPVKMSGIKISRILYGNELGCSYCFPHGFEVSNAKNKKFQRNWKKYRNTPWKK